One window of the Benincasa hispida cultivar B227 chromosome 3, ASM972705v1, whole genome shotgun sequence genome contains the following:
- the LOC120072642 gene encoding Golgi apparatus membrane protein-like protein ECHIDNA: MDPNQSPVENYANPRTCFFHVLFKAGALAFYILSSLFFNSFVIIFVVTVFLAALDFWVVKNVSGRILVGLRWWNEINDLGESVWKFESLDQESLSRMNKKDSWLFWWTLYLTAVAWTLLGIFSLIKFQADYLLVVGVCLTLSVANIIGFTKCRKDAKKQFQQFATQTIASQFSSTLQSAFSVV, encoded by the exons Atggatccgaaccag TCACCTGTGGAAAATTATGCTAACCCGAGGACTTGTTTCTTTCATGTTCTTTTTAAG GCTGGAGCATTGGCTTTCTACATTCTTTCCTCTCTCTTTTTCAATAGTTTTGTTATCATTTTTGTGGTGACTGTTTTTCTTGCTGCTCTCGACTTTTGGGTCGTGAAGAATGTAAGTGGGCGAATATTGGTTGGTTTAAGGTGGTGGAATGAAATAAATGATCTGGGTGAGAGTGTGTGGAAATTTGAAAGCCTTGATCAAGAG TCATTGTCTCGGATGAACAAAAAAGATTCCTGGCTGTTCTGGTGGACCTTGTACCTCACG GCAGTTGCATGGACTCTGCTGGGCATATTCTCGTTGATAAAGTTTCAAGCTGATTATCTCCTTGTCGTAGGAGTTTGTTTGACTTTGAGCGTTGCAAACATCATTGGCTTTACAAAATGTCGTAAAG ATGCCAAGAAGCAGTTTCAGCAATTTGCCACTCAGACCATTGCTTCTCAGTTCTCCTCTACATTACAATCAGCTTTCAGTGTTGTTTGA